From the genome of Desulfovibrio porci, one region includes:
- a CDS encoding ParA family protein, which produces MGAKILAVANQKGGVGKTTTSLTLGSALSRRGKKVLLLDLDPHACATLHAKIYPEELRASLYDIFLAQDGVWPDIWPDIIHPAALQGMDLAPGSIRLSELEVDFRERTAKGSVLARSLHVLMTRYDFVVLDCPPHVGILLVNALVAADLLIIPIQTDFLALHGLKLLFDTLHTLNKVLPSPIRYRAVPTMYDKRAKACTRVLDLMRRKMGHALFATIIGVDTHFREASALGCTIYDIDAQSRGALSYDSLAEEVLSLW; this is translated from the coding sequence ATCCTGGCTGTAGCCAATCAGAAAGGAGGCGTGGGCAAAACCACCACTTCCTTGACGTTGGGCAGCGCCCTGTCGCGACGCGGCAAAAAGGTGTTGCTGCTGGATCTTGATCCGCATGCCTGCGCCACCTTGCATGCCAAGATTTACCCTGAGGAACTGCGCGCCAGCCTGTACGATATTTTCCTGGCGCAAGACGGGGTATGGCCGGACATCTGGCCGGACATCATCCACCCTGCGGCCCTGCAGGGCATGGACCTCGCCCCCGGCAGCATCCGTCTTTCGGAACTGGAAGTGGATTTCCGCGAGCGCACTGCCAAGGGCAGTGTTCTGGCCCGCAGTTTGCATGTTTTGATGACAAGATATGACTTTGTGGTATTGGACTGCCCACCGCATGTGGGCATTCTGCTGGTCAACGCTCTGGTGGCGGCTGATCTGCTGATCATTCCCATTCAGACCGATTTTTTGGCCCTGCACGGCTTGAAACTGCTGTTTGACACATTGCACACGCTGAACAAGGTGTTGCCGAGTCCCATCCGCTACCGGGCGGTGCCCACCATGTACGACAAAAGGGCCAAGGCTTGTACCCGGGTGCTGGATTTGATGCGGCGCAAGATGGGGCATGCCCTGTTCGCCACTATTATCGGCGTGGATACGCATTTTCGAGAAGCGAGCGCGCTGGGCTGCACCATTTATGATATTGACGCTCAATCCAGAGGCGCGCTTAGTTATGACTCTCTGGCCGAGGAAGTGCTCAGTTTATGGTAA
- a CDS encoding chemotaxis protein CheW — protein MVKTPEEYFADQCFETPDSRRTPGGLSDAEQAFVQKYLGADALAGLPVLEPDAALPVNEAEQAAAPQISLKARLRDEARIQMVSFLVRGQTFLLPVAAIQEVLRYMPLVRLPLAPPFVAGVVNLRGRVTPLLHLDALLTQEGDYRYTAQSFIIVCTSEQMQLGLIIDKVQTMHTVEQDKITWNAEVQLGASADFLCGIADINDRVCGILAPDMIVQKLLVT, from the coding sequence ATGGTAAAGACGCCGGAAGAATATTTTGCCGACCAGTGCTTTGAGACGCCGGATTCCCGTCGGACGCCGGGCGGGCTGAGCGATGCCGAGCAGGCCTTCGTTCAGAAATATCTCGGCGCCGACGCCTTGGCGGGCCTGCCTGTCTTGGAACCGGACGCGGCTCTGCCGGTCAATGAAGCGGAACAGGCCGCAGCGCCCCAGATTTCGCTGAAGGCCCGGTTACGTGACGAAGCCCGAATACAGATGGTTTCCTTCCTCGTGCGCGGACAAACCTTTCTGTTACCCGTGGCGGCCATTCAGGAAGTGCTGCGGTATATGCCCCTGGTCAGGCTGCCGTTGGCTCCGCCATTTGTGGCCGGGGTCGTCAATCTGCGTGGGCGGGTGACCCCCCTGCTCCATTTGGACGCCCTGCTCACCCAAGAGGGGGACTACCGGTATACGGCACAGAGCTTCATCATTGTCTGCACCTCTGAGCAAATGCAATTAGGCTTGATTATCGATAAAGTGCAGACCATGCATACTGTTGAACAAGACAAAATAACTTGGAATGCCGAAGTTCAGTTGGGGGCCAGTGCGGATTTTTTATGCGGCATAGCCGATATCAATGATCGTGTATGCGGTATTCTTGCTCCGGATATGATTGTACAAAAACTTCTTGTAACCTGA
- a CDS encoding response regulator, with protein MTKHIMVVDDSKTIRNLVAFVLKSEGFRVSTAEDGLDAIEKLYSLDPVDLIVSDVNMPRMDGFTFIKTIRTQDAYKDIPIIVLSTEGQEQDIQTGMSLGANLYMVKPAQPEKMVRNIKMLLG; from the coding sequence ATGACGAAACACATCATGGTCGTTGATGACTCCAAGACCATCCGCAACCTGGTGGCCTTTGTGCTCAAATCCGAAGGCTTCAGGGTCAGTACCGCCGAAGACGGCTTGGACGCCATTGAAAAACTGTACAGTCTTGACCCGGTGGACTTGATTGTCTCCGACGTCAATATGCCGCGCATGGACGGCTTCACCTTCATCAAGACCATCCGCACGCAGGATGCCTATAAGGACATTCCCATCATCGTGCTTTCCACCGAAGGTCAGGAGCAGGACATCCAAACCGGCATGAGTCTGGGCGCCAATCTCTATATGGTCAAACCCGCCCAGCCGGAAAAAATGGTCCGAAATATAAAGATGCTTCTTGGCTAG
- a CDS encoding chemotaxis protein CheA, translating to MSQEFFDPELFADFIAEAKEHLETIEPNLLELEKTPDNLALLNDIFRPMHSLKGASGFLGLNRINQLAHKSENILDELRKGSMVVTSEIMDVILASTDALRQMIDNLEASNAEGDVEIEHIMAQIDAIMAGESAPVAPEPEPAAPAEAEPAVPQADQPDQVDQVEAAPAAEPPAQKGEEADKGDADQGMSTKEWVAALPCGEPYALTAFGEGHLKDFIDESYEIIASLNDGLLELEETPTGRDDLVNDLFRFFHNMKGNSGIIGYNDLNALTHEAETLLNNVRQGKITPSHELIDLLLLVVDVMEGLVQKIDIASGRATPFDTSPVIKQLQQALAGGPISLPEELLAAQNGGAQGKDGNAQAEAPEAESVPAESTPVEVVNPTIIPVGSEGDDADVFRVTVRQQIEIIHAALATLQKDSSHKDSIDAVYRCLIAVKNACSFVGQTEIKVYAERTAGIVDQGRRSGIDFGLMVDLLSQEVGIIDDMVQKALSEGKIAADAEAETPSLEADSKPEIAEAQTVPDAPAPAKVEADKPQPAPAPAVEDKPTPAAPTSKPASAPASTPTPPATAPKKAQPAAKTGASAAPAGETHKSSSTIRVDHERLDHLMNLIGELIINRNRYTLIARSLEGGGDNVNISEVAQSLSETTYAMARISDDLQDTIMKVRMVPVSSVFSRFPRLVRDLSRKSGKEVDLIMEGEETELDKSVVEVIGDPLVHLIRNSVDHGIEPEDVRIAAGKPPKGKVTLRAFHKGNSVAIEIEDDGKGIDPDKMREVAIRKGVVTPEEAAQLDDREAMELIFAPGFSSAEKITDISGRGVGMDVVRTNIKNLKGSVSTNSEVGKGTRFTLSLPLTLAIIDALMVNVSGQMYAIPLDAVSETTKIEAERLTDVKGRKAVTLRGEVLGIVELSEMLGLPRTDPLPDVLSVVVIHDNERRLGLVVDQLLERQEIVIKPLGAYLGDLKGISGATIMGDGSVILILDPHEIYLMSTSKASSMVPGVDQAKQPPSAVAAKQ from the coding sequence ATGAGCCAGGAATTTTTTGATCCGGAACTTTTCGCGGATTTTATCGCTGAAGCCAAGGAACACCTTGAAACCATTGAGCCTAATCTGCTGGAGCTTGAAAAAACTCCGGATAATCTGGCTTTGCTCAACGATATCTTCCGCCCTATGCACTCCCTGAAGGGAGCTTCCGGCTTTTTGGGTCTGAACCGGATCAATCAGCTGGCGCATAAATCTGAAAATATCCTGGACGAACTGCGCAAAGGCAGTATGGTGGTGACCTCGGAGATCATGGATGTGATCCTGGCCTCCACGGACGCCCTGCGCCAGATGATCGACAATCTCGAAGCCTCCAATGCCGAAGGCGACGTTGAAATCGAGCACATCATGGCGCAGATCGACGCCATTATGGCCGGTGAAAGCGCGCCGGTCGCGCCGGAACCTGAGCCCGCTGCTCCGGCAGAAGCAGAACCCGCCGTTCCCCAAGCCGATCAGCCGGATCAGGTTGACCAGGTTGAAGCCGCCCCGGCGGCTGAGCCGCCGGCCCAGAAGGGAGAAGAGGCGGATAAGGGAGATGCCGATCAGGGCATGAGCACCAAGGAATGGGTCGCCGCCCTGCCCTGCGGCGAGCCGTACGCGCTCACCGCCTTTGGCGAAGGCCATCTCAAGGATTTTATCGACGAATCCTATGAAATTATCGCCAGCCTGAACGACGGTCTGCTGGAACTGGAAGAAACCCCCACCGGCCGGGACGATCTGGTCAACGATCTTTTCCGTTTTTTCCACAATATGAAGGGCAACAGCGGCATCATCGGCTACAATGATCTGAACGCCCTGACCCACGAGGCCGAAACCCTGCTCAACAATGTGCGACAGGGCAAAATCACGCCCAGTCACGAGCTCATCGATCTGCTGCTGCTGGTCGTGGACGTGATGGAAGGCCTGGTGCAGAAAATTGATATTGCCAGCGGACGGGCCACGCCTTTTGATACCAGCCCGGTTATCAAGCAATTGCAGCAGGCGCTGGCCGGCGGTCCCATTTCTCTGCCTGAAGAACTGCTGGCAGCCCAGAACGGCGGCGCGCAAGGCAAAGACGGCAATGCGCAGGCCGAAGCCCCGGAAGCTGAGTCCGTGCCCGCTGAAAGCACGCCGGTGGAGGTGGTCAATCCCACCATCATTCCGGTTGGCTCTGAGGGCGATGACGCCGACGTCTTTCGGGTGACAGTGCGCCAGCAGATTGAAATTATTCACGCCGCTCTGGCGACGCTGCAAAAAGACAGCAGCCACAAAGATTCCATTGATGCCGTATACCGTTGCCTTATCGCCGTCAAAAACGCCTGCAGCTTTGTGGGCCAGACGGAGATCAAGGTCTATGCCGAGCGCACGGCGGGCATCGTGGACCAGGGACGCCGCAGTGGCATTGATTTCGGTTTGATGGTGGATCTGCTCAGTCAGGAAGTGGGCATCATTGACGATATGGTGCAAAAAGCTCTGAGCGAAGGCAAGATTGCCGCTGATGCCGAAGCCGAGACCCCGTCTCTGGAAGCGGATTCCAAACCCGAGATCGCGGAAGCGCAGACGGTTCCCGACGCCCCGGCCCCGGCCAAGGTTGAAGCGGACAAGCCGCAACCCGCTCCCGCGCCCGCGGTGGAAGATAAGCCAACGCCTGCCGCGCCGACTTCCAAACCGGCCTCTGCGCCAGCCTCCACGCCCACCCCACCGGCGACCGCGCCCAAGAAAGCCCAGCCTGCCGCCAAAACCGGCGCGTCAGCCGCTCCGGCGGGTGAAACGCACAAGAGTTCCTCCACTATCCGCGTGGATCATGAGCGCCTGGATCACCTGATGAATCTGATCGGCGAGCTGATCATCAACCGCAACCGCTATACTCTCATCGCCCGCTCGCTTGAGGGCGGCGGCGATAACGTAAATATTTCGGAAGTAGCCCAGAGCCTGTCGGAAACCACCTACGCCATGGCCCGCATTTCCGATGATCTGCAGGACACCATCATGAAAGTCCGCATGGTGCCCGTCTCCTCGGTCTTTTCCCGCTTTCCCCGACTGGTCCGCGACCTCTCGCGCAAAAGCGGCAAGGAAGTGGATCTGATCATGGAAGGCGAGGAAACCGAACTGGACAAGAGTGTGGTGGAAGTTATCGGCGACCCTCTGGTGCATTTGATCCGTAATTCCGTGGACCACGGCATTGAGCCGGAAGACGTGCGCATCGCCGCCGGCAAGCCGCCTAAGGGCAAAGTCACTTTGCGCGCCTTTCACAAGGGCAATTCCGTCGCCATTGAAATTGAGGACGACGGCAAGGGCATCGACCCGGATAAAATGCGCGAGGTTGCCATCCGCAAGGGTGTCGTGACGCCTGAAGAAGCGGCGCAGTTGGACGACCGCGAAGCCATGGAACTGATTTTTGCGCCCGGCTTTTCCTCCGCCGAAAAAATCACGGATATTTCCGGACGCGGCGTGGGCATGGATGTGGTGCGCACCAACATCAAAAATCTGAAAGGCAGCGTCAGCACCAACTCCGAGGTAGGCAAGGGCACGCGATTCACCTTGAGCCTACCGCTGACCCTAGCCATCATCGACGCCCTGATGGTCAACGTGTCGGGCCAGATGTACGCCATCCCCTTGGATGCCGTGTCAGAAACCACCAAGATCGAGGCCGAACGCCTTACCGATGTCAAGGGACGCAAGGCCGTCACCCTGCGTGGCGAAGTGCTGGGCATTGTGGAACTTTCTGAAATGCTCGGCCTGCCGCGCACCGATCCTTTACCTGACGTGCTGTCCGTGGTGGTCATTCACGACAATGAGCGCCGCTTGGGTCTGGTGGTGGATCAGCTCCTGGAACGCCAAGAAATCGTCATCAAGCCGCTGGGCGCGTATCTGGGCGATCTCAAGGGCATTTCCGGAGCCACCATCATGGGTGACGGTTCCGTGATCCTGATTCTGGATCCGCATGAGATCTACCTCATGTCCACTTCCAAGGCTTCAAGCATGGTGCCTGGCGTTGACCAAGCCAAGCAGCCGCCGTCCGCTGTCGCGGCAAAGCAGTAA
- a CDS encoding PEP/pyruvate-binding domain-containing protein: MAKSPAARTAQAKPKTDSVDLIQKKLVLTGADIVKLGPEAELLVGGKNYNTALISQIEGIQAPHFRAISSLAFHRLLDETKVNGRVVRSVVDKEYGRIDWNDPEINQDPDFLQKFVRQLGKQSHEAAKAEGEQAHTKLRTFINNIVEGFATSPEGIDQLRKRSVMVQAAILSVDVPTDVAEAVRGAYKAICEENGDDMTPVAVRSSAAGEDSRKKAFAGLQDTYLNMVGEDRVVEAYHWDCSSAYNLRSMTYRREAILDALARAEETGDESIAELAKQEWAIEHTSLSVCMMQMINPVISGTAFSADTATGCRGTDRKDLVSIDASYGLGEAVVGGKVTPDKLYVFQRDDGSEVVIRQMGCKDMKIVYDEKGGTREVPVPELEALRWALSLSQAERVAKGVRAVSKAYGGMIMDTEFCIDANDKLWFVQARPETRWNEDLELHPTTIFMRRREVDAKAAAEAEILVEGNGASRGAGQGTVRFLRSALELNKIAKGDVLAAERTDPDMVPGMRVASAIMADVGGDTSHAAITSRELGIAAVIGIQRVDVLRALDGAEVTVDGTRGRVYRGLLPLHQVGGEMDVAKLPFTKTKVGLVLADVGQALFLSRLRNHPQFEVGLLRAEFMLGNISIHPQALEAFDNGELDVVVQAKLRELEDRLSKVLREQMAAGLIVFNFNLREYVGEITGLAAEVNALADADKSLNAEEVLLQHRKMRELDHKIDQHMEMASRRIEVLKTSPDLADHVRIIMGYDDELALLSSADPESAKRAAEIEASVEAHVQRIQDLPAVAKLLENIRHLREEIGLRTGLKKEMDDVRNLPEKIRSIIKARGFRTGKEHYVQTLAQNLALFAMAFYGKPITYRTTDFKSNEYRNLLGGNLFEHQEANPMLGYRGVSRNIHDWEIEAFKLARGVYGGSNLRMMLPFVRTLEEARSMRCYLDQVHKLKSDQDGLKIILMSELPSNAILAKQFISEFDGFSIGSNDMTQMVLATDRDNARLAHIYDEEDPAVVWAILVSIFTGQKYGKKVGFCGQGVSNSLILRGLVAIAGITSASVVPDTYYQTVFDIAAVEEENIPTSQLGRWLGQQHHKRLAELMEKAGYGHILKKYKEPQDIQEWYEGELQRRHEQLREHLDTPKEDFYRSELQSFRSSFHKPVIYATWNWDDTVLDALHQSGFANFDEQAKALEISRELNA; encoded by the coding sequence ATACGGCTCTGATCAGTCAGATTGAAGGCATTCAGGCGCCGCATTTCCGCGCCATCTCCTCGTTGGCGTTTCATCGTCTGCTGGATGAGACCAAGGTCAATGGCCGTGTTGTGCGCTCCGTGGTGGACAAGGAGTACGGCCGGATTGACTGGAATGATCCCGAAATCAATCAGGATCCCGACTTCCTGCAAAAATTCGTGCGCCAGTTGGGCAAGCAGAGCCATGAGGCCGCCAAGGCTGAAGGTGAGCAGGCCCATACAAAATTGAGAACATTTATCAATAACATAGTAGAAGGCTTTGCCACATCGCCCGAGGGCATTGACCAGTTGCGCAAACGCTCGGTGATGGTGCAGGCCGCGATTCTTTCCGTGGATGTGCCCACTGACGTGGCTGAAGCCGTGCGCGGCGCATATAAAGCCATCTGTGAAGAAAACGGCGACGACATGACCCCGGTGGCCGTGCGTTCCTCCGCCGCGGGCGAGGATTCGCGCAAAAAAGCCTTTGCCGGCCTGCAAGACACGTACTTGAATATGGTCGGTGAGGACAGGGTGGTCGAGGCTTATCACTGGGACTGCTCTTCCGCGTATAATCTGCGCTCCATGACGTACCGGCGCGAGGCCATTCTGGATGCCCTGGCCCGGGCCGAGGAAACCGGGGACGAATCCATCGCCGAACTGGCCAAGCAGGAATGGGCCATTGAGCATACCTCGCTGTCCGTCTGCATGATGCAGATGATCAATCCCGTGATTTCCGGCACGGCTTTTTCCGCCGACACGGCCACCGGTTGCCGGGGCACGGACCGCAAGGACCTGGTCAGCATCGACGCCAGCTACGGTCTCGGCGAGGCGGTGGTGGGCGGCAAGGTGACGCCTGACAAACTCTATGTTTTCCAGCGTGACGACGGCAGCGAGGTGGTCATCCGCCAGATGGGCTGCAAGGACATGAAAATTGTTTATGACGAGAAGGGCGGCACCCGCGAAGTGCCTGTGCCCGAGCTGGAAGCTCTGCGCTGGGCTCTGTCGCTGAGCCAGGCCGAGCGCGTGGCCAAGGGCGTGCGCGCCGTGAGTAAAGCTTACGGCGGCATGATCATGGATACGGAATTCTGTATTGACGCCAACGACAAGCTCTGGTTTGTTCAGGCCCGGCCTGAAACCCGCTGGAATGAAGATCTGGAGCTGCATCCCACCACCATTTTCATGCGCCGCCGCGAGGTGGACGCCAAGGCCGCGGCCGAGGCGGAAATTCTGGTGGAAGGCAATGGCGCTTCGCGCGGCGCCGGGCAGGGGACCGTGCGCTTTTTGCGTTCCGCTCTGGAACTGAACAAAATAGCCAAGGGCGACGTGCTGGCCGCCGAACGAACCGACCCGGACATGGTGCCGGGCATGCGTGTGGCTTCGGCCATCATGGCGGACGTGGGCGGTGACACCAGCCACGCGGCCATCACTTCGCGCGAACTGGGCATCGCTGCGGTCATCGGCATTCAGCGGGTGGACGTGTTGCGCGCCCTGGATGGCGCTGAAGTGACCGTGGACGGCACGCGCGGGCGTGTCTACCGCGGGCTGCTGCCGCTGCATCAGGTCGGCGGCGAGATGGATGTGGCCAAACTGCCGTTCACCAAAACAAAGGTGGGGCTGGTGCTGGCCGATGTGGGCCAGGCCCTCTTCCTTTCGCGTTTGCGCAACCATCCGCAGTTTGAAGTGGGTCTGCTGCGCGCGGAATTCATGCTGGGCAATATCAGCATCCATCCCCAGGCCCTGGAAGCCTTTGACAACGGCGAACTGGATGTCGTGGTCCAGGCAAAACTCAGAGAACTGGAAGACCGTCTTTCCAAGGTCTTGCGTGAGCAGATGGCCGCCGGACTGATCGTCTTCAATTTCAATCTGCGTGAATATGTGGGCGAGATTACCGGTCTGGCCGCCGAGGTGAACGCTCTGGCCGATGCCGACAAGAGCCTGAACGCCGAAGAGGTGCTGCTGCAACACCGCAAGATGCGCGAGCTGGATCACAAGATCGACCAGCATATGGAAATGGCCTCGCGCCGTATTGAGGTGCTGAAAACCTCGCCCGATCTGGCGGACCATGTGCGGATCATCATGGGCTACGACGACGAGCTTGCCCTGCTGTCGTCCGCCGATCCGGAATCGGCCAAGCGCGCGGCGGAAATTGAAGCCAGCGTGGAAGCCCATGTGCAGCGGATTCAGGATTTGCCCGCTGTGGCCAAACTGCTGGAAAACATTCGCCATCTGCGCGAAGAAATCGGTTTGCGCACCGGCCTCAAAAAAGAAATGGACGACGTGCGCAATCTGCCGGAAAAAATCCGCTCCATTATCAAGGCGCGCGGCTTCCGTACCGGCAAGGAACATTACGTTCAGACTCTGGCCCAAAATCTGGCGCTCTTTGCCATGGCTTTCTATGGCAAGCCCATCACCTACCGCACCACGGACTTCAAGAGCAACGAATACCGCAACCTTTTGGGCGGCAACCTGTTCGAGCATCAGGAAGCCAACCCCATGCTGGGCTATCGCGGCGTGTCGCGCAATATTCACGATTGGGAGATCGAAGCCTTCAAACTGGCGCGCGGCGTATACGGCGGCAGCAATCTGCGTATGATGCTGCCCTTTGTGCGCACCCTCGAGGAAGCCCGCTCCATGCGCTGTTATCTGGATCAGGTGCATAAGCTCAAGAGCGACCAGGACGGCCTGAAGATCATTCTGATGTCCGAGTTGCCTTCTAACGCTATCCTGGCCAAGCAGTTCATCAGCGAGTTTGACGGCTTCTCCATCGGTTCCAACGACATGACGCAGATGGTTCTGGCTACGGATCGCGATAATGCCCGTCTGGCCCACATCTATGATGAAGAGGATCCGGCGGTGGTCTGGGCCATACTGGTCAGCATCTTCACCGGCCAGAAATACGGCAAGAAGGTGGGCTTCTGCGGGCAGGGCGTTTCCAACAGTCTTATTTTGCGTGGCCTGGTTGCCATCGCCGGCATTACCTCGGCCTCTGTGGTACCGGACACCTATTATCAGACCGTTTTTGACATCGCGGCGGTGGAAGAGGAAAATATACCTACTTCGCAACTCGGCAGATGGCTTGGCCAGCAGCATCACAAACGTCTGGCGGAGCTTATGGAAAAAGCCGGCTATGGGCATATCCTCAAAAAATACAAGGAACCGCAGGATATTCAGGAGTGGTACGAAGGCGAACTGCAACGGCGGCATGAACAGTTGCGTGAGCATCTGGACACGCCCAAGGAAGATTTTTATCGTAGCGAGTTGCAGAGCTTCCGCTCTTCTTTCCACAAACCGGTCATCTATGCCACCTGGAACTGGGATGATACGGTGCTGGATGCGCTGCATCAGTCCGGCTTTGCGAACTTTGACGAACAGGCCAAGGCATTGGAAATCTCTCGTGAGCTGAATGCCTGA